One segment of Balaenoptera ricei isolate mBalRic1 chromosome 8, mBalRic1.hap2, whole genome shotgun sequence DNA contains the following:
- the TMEM258 gene encoding transmembrane protein 258 → MELEAMSRYTSPVNPAVFPHLTVVLLAIGMFFTAWFFVYEVTSTKYTRDIYKELLISLVASLFMGFGVLFLLLWVGIYV, encoded by the exons GAGCTTGAGGCCATGAGCAGATACACCAGTCCAGTGAACCCAGCTGTCTTTCCGCATCTGACTGTGGTGCTGTTGGCCATTGGCATGTTCTTCACCGCCTGGTTCTTCGT TTATGAGGTCACTTCCACCAAATACACTCGAGATATCTACAAAGAGCTCCTCATCTCTTTGGTGGCTTCACTCTTCATGGGCTTTGGAGTGCTCTTCCTGCTGCTCTGGGTCGGCATCTACGTATGA